The proteins below are encoded in one region of Sporosarcina sp. FSL K6-1508:
- a CDS encoding DEAD/DEAH box helicase: protein MTKKMAVHEVLEKLHTDPSFSENVVHTKTIDGKEAIYAEFPEKLHPSIIKALASKGIDKLYSHQREAFDLATTGSSFTAVTPTASGKSLCYHLPVMQSILEDDTSRAIYLFPTKALAQDQLADLHELIEASGETILSYTYDGDTAPGLRSKVRKSGHIVLTNPDMLHSGILPHHTKWVSLFENLKYIIIDELHTYKGVFGSHVAHVLRRLKRICNYYGSNPVFICTSATIANPQELAESLINSDMKVIVKNGAPAGKKHFVFYNPPVVHPTFGIRRSAVLEVRDIAALLYREGIQTIIFAKSRVRVEMLVTYMKALTKKKLFDETVMGYRGGYLPSERRKIEKGLRDGDIRTVVSTNALELGIDIGQLQACIMTGYPGNIASAFQQAGRAGRRQDEALIIYVAQSLALDQYIIEHPEYLLGQSAEEARIHPDNMFILMDHLKCASFELPFSSTETYGEFEVQELLAFLESEGVLIKTTDKWHWMTDSFPASEVSLRSASQENVIIIDKTYPKETKVIGEMDRFSAMTLLHEEAIYIHQGTQFQVEELDWDEKKAYVREVDVDYFTDANLAVELKVMNEDNAESYGDNKAAYGDIAVLAIPTIFKKIRFDTHDNIGSGPISLPAEELHTSSTWYAFDIPEGWTGAGLTDAMTGAAYAIQSFIPLFVRCDKTDIHVVPQVKAVHTGKPTIFIYDSYPGGIGLSEKIFDRWGNLLRQAADHVSACRCESGCPVCIGAQEAGMGMKRDVGSLLHTLAGGERDVI, encoded by the coding sequence ATGACAAAGAAGATGGCGGTTCACGAAGTGTTGGAAAAACTTCACACTGACCCCTCTTTTTCCGAAAACGTCGTCCATACTAAAACGATTGACGGGAAAGAAGCGATCTACGCAGAATTTCCAGAGAAACTCCATCCTTCGATTATTAAAGCACTTGCATCCAAAGGGATAGATAAGTTATATAGCCACCAAAGGGAAGCATTCGACTTGGCTACAACTGGAAGTTCTTTTACAGCAGTTACGCCGACCGCTTCTGGAAAATCCCTTTGCTATCATTTACCGGTTATGCAAAGCATCCTGGAAGACGATACATCCAGGGCCATTTATTTGTTTCCAACGAAAGCACTTGCCCAAGACCAGCTGGCGGATCTCCATGAACTGATTGAAGCGAGCGGGGAAACGATTCTTAGTTATACGTATGACGGAGACACTGCACCTGGATTAAGGTCTAAAGTGCGAAAGTCGGGCCATATCGTGCTGACAAATCCAGATATGCTTCATTCGGGTATTTTGCCACATCATACGAAATGGGTTTCGTTATTCGAAAACTTAAAATATATCATCATTGATGAATTGCATACGTACAAAGGTGTTTTCGGCAGTCATGTTGCGCATGTGCTGCGAAGGCTAAAACGGATTTGTAACTATTACGGCAGCAATCCAGTGTTCATTTGTACATCCGCTACCATTGCCAATCCGCAAGAACTGGCAGAGTCGCTGATAAATTCAGATATGAAGGTAATTGTGAAAAATGGAGCACCGGCAGGGAAAAAACATTTTGTATTCTATAATCCGCCGGTCGTCCATCCGACTTTCGGTATTCGGAGAAGTGCGGTGCTTGAAGTTCGTGACATCGCTGCGCTTTTATATCGAGAAGGGATCCAAACGATTATCTTTGCAAAAAGCCGGGTACGAGTCGAGATGCTCGTTACGTATATGAAAGCGTTAACGAAGAAAAAACTGTTTGATGAAACAGTTATGGGGTATAGAGGAGGCTATCTGCCTTCTGAACGGCGGAAAATTGAAAAGGGGCTTCGAGATGGAGATATTCGTACGGTTGTCAGTACGAATGCACTCGAATTGGGCATTGATATTGGCCAACTGCAAGCGTGCATTATGACGGGTTACCCGGGAAATATTGCAAGTGCATTTCAACAGGCCGGTCGTGCTGGAAGACGACAGGATGAGGCCCTCATCATTTACGTTGCGCAGTCCTTAGCACTCGATCAATACATTATTGAACATCCTGAGTATCTTCTTGGTCAATCGGCTGAAGAAGCGCGGATTCATCCGGATAATATGTTTATCCTGATGGATCATCTCAAATGTGCATCCTTTGAGCTGCCGTTTTCTTCGACGGAAACGTACGGCGAATTCGAAGTGCAAGAGCTGCTCGCCTTCCTTGAAAGTGAAGGTGTTTTGATTAAGACAACAGACAAGTGGCATTGGATGACAGATAGTTTTCCGGCGAGTGAAGTGAGCCTTCGCTCCGCATCACAGGAGAATGTAATCATTATTGATAAAACCTATCCGAAAGAGACAAAGGTAATCGGGGAAATGGACCGCTTCAGCGCGATGACGCTTCTCCATGAAGAAGCGATCTATATTCATCAAGGGACGCAATTCCAAGTCGAAGAACTTGATTGGGATGAAAAGAAGGCTTATGTCAGAGAAGTCGATGTCGATTACTTCACTGATGCCAATCTTGCAGTGGAACTGAAAGTAATGAATGAAGATAACGCAGAATCGTATGGAGATAACAAAGCAGCTTATGGAGATATCGCTGTTCTTGCCATCCCGACGATTTTCAAGAAAATCAGATTCGATACGCATGACAATATCGGTTCTGGTCCGATTTCATTGCCCGCGGAAGAATTACATACTTCTTCTACCTGGTACGCATTTGACATACCGGAAGGATGGACGGGTGCAGGTTTGACCGATGCAATGACGGGAGCTGCGTATGCCATTCAGTCATTCATCCCATTATTCGTTCGCTGTGATAAGACAGATATCCATGTCGTGCCACAAGTCAAAGCCGTCCATACAGGAAAGCCGACTATTTTTATTTATGACAGTTATCCAGGAGGGATAGGTCTGAGTGAAAAAATCTTTGATCGGTGGGGCAACTTGCTGCGGCAAGCCGCTGACCATGTATCTGCCTGCCGCTGCGAGTCGGGTTGTCCGGTCTGCATTGGAGCGCAAGAAGCTGGAATGGGCATGAAGCGTGATGTCGGTTCCCTTCTTCATACACTGGCAGGAGGAGAACGCGATGTCATATGA
- a CDS encoding YppE family protein, producing the protein MNLIEKTEILLSVCKECSERLSYMRELDREPDFFIEVKPYADKYHTMLDEWTEEVSEFIKTAKPKYVHPIQIETLTDSMKQFIVQSFYQKTGKKRFILSINSAEYTLKTILDALRIEQEGDER; encoded by the coding sequence ATGAATTTAATAGAGAAGACAGAAATTCTTCTTTCTGTCTGCAAAGAATGTTCTGAAAGACTTTCATATATGAGGGAACTCGATCGGGAACCCGACTTTTTTATAGAAGTGAAACCGTATGCGGATAAATATCATACGATGCTCGATGAATGGACAGAGGAAGTGTCTGAATTTATCAAGACTGCCAAACCGAAATATGTTCATCCGATTCAAATTGAAACACTCACTGACTCCATGAAGCAATTCATCGTCCAATCATTTTATCAAAAGACAGGAAAAAAGCGTTTTATTCTATCAATTAATTCAGCTGAATATACGTTGAAAACAATTCTAGATGCACTGCGTATTGAGCAAGAAGGCGATGAAAGATGA
- the gpsB gene encoding cell division regulator GpsB has translation MDTKLDTKTILEKEFKTGLRGYNQEEVDLFLDDIIHDYEAFKKTIAELRTENERMHRELDSAQKRPAAGSAGTTNFDILKRISNLEKHVFGSKLFDQE, from the coding sequence ATGGACACTAAATTAGATACTAAAACGATTCTTGAGAAAGAATTCAAAACCGGCCTTCGCGGCTATAATCAGGAAGAAGTAGACCTTTTTCTTGATGATATTATTCATGACTATGAAGCTTTTAAAAAGACGATTGCGGAATTACGTACTGAAAATGAACGCATGCACAGAGAACTTGACTCTGCACAAAAACGTCCTGCAGCAGGAAGTGCCGGAACGACGAACTTTGATATATTGAAGCGTATTTCTAATCTGGAAAAGCATGTATTTGGAAGTAAGCTCTTTGATCAGGAATAA
- a CDS encoding ribonuclease H-like domain-containing protein: MSYEQKLMQMKKMLKKTDNKAIPETVAESVKIVVKPPFYEQQWLDAGLTKAVNKHGIVYKRIVEYDANYHHGNIPLSGLKSTIDKWRKSGEVHPLSPDFSKQLLFFDTETTGLKGAGTLIFLMGFIEQTASSFKMTQYVLPGPDHEAAFLYATGLWEKPSTLVTYNGKSFDIPMVETRWTMNRRELPPLLDHTQIDLLHGSRRIWKGEMATFRLPAIEEEQLGFHREGDIPGHMAPIIYQDAVKNGRAELLMKVLVHNEWDILSLVALYIRSTDLLLKTDSPESASTHTNIGKWFADLKSHDRSKLIFESVIAEYGIDHPATHFHFGFILKKEQAYEDAVSSFAIAADGLIGRERIIALEELAKLYEHKLKELNRALNSTKEAIRLLKADIYLTDSFRKRMGNDFLKREIRINRKLFPRQAHEPTENG; the protein is encoded by the coding sequence ATGTCATATGAACAGAAACTGATGCAAATGAAGAAAATGCTCAAGAAGACAGATAATAAAGCGATACCTGAAACTGTGGCAGAAAGTGTGAAGATTGTTGTGAAACCTCCTTTTTACGAACAACAGTGGCTGGATGCCGGTCTGACGAAAGCTGTGAATAAACACGGCATTGTTTACAAACGTATTGTTGAATACGACGCGAACTATCATCACGGAAACATCCCCCTTTCCGGATTGAAGTCAACGATCGATAAATGGAGGAAATCCGGTGAAGTGCATCCGCTTTCGCCGGATTTTTCTAAACAGCTACTGTTCTTCGATACAGAAACGACAGGTTTGAAAGGTGCGGGCACGTTGATATTCCTTATGGGGTTCATTGAACAGACGGCATCCTCTTTTAAAATGACGCAATATGTCCTTCCGGGTCCGGACCATGAAGCCGCCTTCTTATATGCAACGGGATTATGGGAAAAGCCATCGACACTCGTTACATACAATGGCAAAAGTTTTGATATCCCGATGGTAGAAACGCGTTGGACGATGAATCGCAGAGAATTACCGCCGCTGCTTGACCATACGCAAATTGATTTGCTGCATGGCTCCAGACGCATCTGGAAAGGTGAAATGGCAACGTTTAGATTGCCTGCCATTGAAGAAGAACAACTCGGGTTTCATAGGGAGGGAGATATCCCGGGACATATGGCGCCAATCATCTACCAAGATGCTGTGAAAAATGGACGGGCGGAACTTCTTATGAAAGTTCTCGTCCATAATGAATGGGATATCCTTTCACTGGTCGCACTTTATATACGGTCAACTGATCTGCTATTGAAAACAGATAGCCCGGAATCAGCGAGTACCCATACCAATATCGGAAAATGGTTTGCTGATCTAAAGTCGCATGACCGTAGTAAACTAATTTTTGAAAGCGTAATTGCTGAGTATGGAATCGATCATCCTGCCACACATTTTCACTTCGGGTTCATCTTGAAAAAGGAACAGGCTTACGAAGACGCAGTCTCTTCATTCGCAATAGCGGCCGACGGTCTTATCGGACGTGAACGAATTATCGCATTGGAGGAATTAGCGAAGCTTTATGAGCATAAGCTGAAAGAGTTAAACAGGGCATTAAACTCTACCAAAGAGGCGATTAGGCTATTGAAGGCGGATATCTACTTGACGGACAGTTTTCGGAAACGTATGGGGAATGACTTTTTGAAGAGGGAAATAAGAATAAATAGAAAATTATTTCCCAGGCAAGCGCATGAACCGACAGAAAACGGTTGA